The Fibrobacter sp. genome contains a region encoding:
- a CDS encoding TonB-dependent receptor, which produces MKTSLLKVAIGSLLSGGFLPFAFAQEFIQDLGSSTVEAEIQTQTLMEGLREDDDLKDGKLEREISTTIAETIRNEPDVAIRSMGPAAARPVIKGLSGSHVEVTEDGSISGDMSATSPDHAVASEVLTAQKLRVLRGPHILLHSYSAAGGVVQVERKDIPFSDSLFHGYVTWYAESGQPGYATAVGANAYAMGLSVKGELSGRRMCDMQTPDGKLKNTQIENGSGAVGAAYGIGQFRLGASYRWFDSDYGIPGGFIGGHPNGVDISLWKHDLTLRGLYLPSGAMHDTLDVTLRINRYHHKEFEGETVGAEFAVNQEDLRLEKIMANLGPLFGVRIGAEFDSRSVEMGGYVFTPPTRSYGASLFAIASAGGWRGLEMTFSGRFGGAFFRPRESVVADKDAIEDRNFALWALEAEFSQRVGVGKFLTLDVFRTTRAPTIEELYNQGPHLAAYTYERGNHKLDAESGYGAEIEYRSYGELLSWRAAAHGTWFLNHLAPRASGDTNWSQLLPIYQVRGDEALLFGASASVQTVAELGLRASAAASYVRGIFRDGDWGDMPQIPPFKFHGELGYIWEHLQASAYCDFALAQNFVDLYEEPTPGYFTTGAVLEIRWELALAKYSLVFRADNIFDADVRNHLSRLKSVMPEKGRNFSAMARVQF; this is translated from the coding sequence ATGAAGACTAGCCTTTTGAAGGTAGCCATAGGGAGCCTCCTTTCGGGAGGCTTCCTTCCTTTTGCTTTTGCACAGGAATTCATACAGGATTTGGGAAGTTCTACGGTCGAAGCCGAAATCCAGACGCAGACACTGATGGAAGGCTTGCGCGAAGACGACGATTTGAAAGACGGAAAACTGGAACGCGAAATTTCGACGACAATAGCAGAGACTATCCGGAACGAGCCCGACGTGGCGATACGTTCCATGGGGCCCGCGGCGGCGCGGCCCGTAATCAAGGGACTTTCGGGGAGCCACGTGGAAGTGACGGAAGACGGCTCCATCAGCGGCGACATGAGCGCCACATCGCCCGACCATGCCGTGGCATCGGAAGTCTTGACGGCACAGAAACTCCGCGTACTGCGCGGGCCGCACATTTTGTTGCATTCCTATTCTGCCGCGGGTGGCGTGGTGCAGGTGGAACGCAAGGACATCCCCTTCAGCGATTCGCTTTTTCACGGTTACGTGACGTGGTATGCAGAAAGCGGACAACCGGGATACGCGACTGCCGTAGGCGCAAACGCCTATGCGATGGGGCTCTCGGTCAAGGGGGAACTTTCGGGGCGACGCATGTGCGACATGCAGACGCCGGACGGCAAGCTCAAAAACACGCAAATCGAAAACGGCAGCGGCGCCGTGGGAGCCGCTTACGGAATCGGACAATTCCGGCTGGGAGCATCTTACCGCTGGTTCGACAGCGACTATGGCATTCCCGGAGGTTTTATCGGAGGCCACCCGAACGGGGTGGACATCAGTTTATGGAAACACGACCTGACCCTGCGCGGGCTCTACCTGCCATCGGGCGCAATGCACGATACCTTGGACGTGACTTTACGTATCAACCGCTACCATCACAAGGAATTCGAGGGGGAAACCGTGGGGGCCGAGTTCGCCGTGAATCAAGAGGATCTCCGTCTGGAAAAGATCATGGCGAATCTTGGCCCCCTTTTCGGCGTGCGCATCGGGGCGGAATTCGACTCCCGTTCGGTCGAGATGGGCGGCTACGTATTCACGCCACCGACCCGCTCGTACGGGGCCTCGCTTTTCGCGATTGCAAGCGCGGGTGGGTGGCGCGGCCTCGAGATGACTTTCTCAGGAAGGTTCGGAGGAGCGTTTTTCCGCCCGCGCGAAAGCGTCGTCGCCGACAAGGACGCGATAGAAGACCGCAATTTCGCATTGTGGGCGCTCGAAGCGGAATTTTCGCAGAGGGTCGGCGTCGGCAAATTCTTGACGCTTGACGTATTCAGGACGACGCGGGCCCCCACCATCGAGGAACTTTACAACCAGGGACCGCATCTGGCGGCCTACACCTACGAACGCGGAAATCACAAGCTCGACGCAGAAAGCGGGTATGGCGCGGAAATAGAATACCGCTCCTACGGGGAACTGCTTTCGTGGCGAGCGGCCGCGCACGGCACGTGGTTCTTGAACCACCTCGCCCCGCGAGCATCCGGGGACACAAACTGGTCACAACTCCTGCCCATATACCAAGTGCGGGGCGACGAGGCCCTGCTCTTTGGCGCGAGCGCCTCGGTACAGACAGTCGCAGAGCTGGGCCTCCGTGCCTCCGCGGCGGCGAGCTACGTGCGCGGTATTTTCCGCGACGGGGACTGGGGCGACATGCCGCAGATTCCCCCGTTCAAGTTCCACGGTGAGTTGGGCTACATCTGGGAACACCTGCAAGCCTCCGCCTACTGTGACTTCGCGCTCGCGCAGAACTTCGTAGACCTTTACGAAGAGCCGACTCCCGGTTATTTCACCACGGGAGCCGTGCTAGAAATCCGCTGGGAGCTCGCACTTGCGAAATACAGCCTCGTATTCCGCGCCGACAACATTTTCGACGCCGATGTACGCAACCACCTTTCGCGCCTGAAATCCGTAATGCCCGAAAAGGGGCGCAATTTCAGCGCTATGGCACGAGTACAATTCTAG
- a CDS encoding metal ABC transporter permease, translating to MPELIEKLSFYMDFPFVRYAIIVGVLVSLCSSLLGVTLVLKRYSYIGDGLSHVAFGALAIASVLKLSNNMLLILPVTIAVAVLLLCTGKNARIKGDAAVAMVSVGALAIGYLLMNIFSTSANISGDVCTTLFGSTSILTLKAEEVYLCIVLSCIVIFCFILFYNKIFTITFDENFARATGVNTTIFNLLIAVIVAVIIVLAMNLVGALLVSALVVFPALSAMRTFKSFFSVTIAAATISVICSLIGIVIAILAGTPVGSTIVAADIVAFGLFYLIGIARNGGN from the coding sequence ATGCCGGAACTTATCGAAAAGCTCTCGTTCTATATGGACTTTCCCTTCGTGCGCTATGCGATTATCGTGGGCGTGCTCGTTTCACTCTGTTCGTCGCTCCTGGGCGTGACGCTCGTACTCAAGCGCTACTCCTATATCGGTGACGGCCTTTCGCACGTGGCCTTCGGCGCGCTCGCCATCGCATCGGTGTTGAAGCTTTCGAACAACATGCTGCTGATTCTGCCCGTGACCATAGCCGTCGCCGTACTGCTGCTCTGCACCGGGAAAAACGCACGCATCAAGGGTGACGCCGCAGTCGCCATGGTGTCGGTCGGGGCGCTCGCCATCGGTTATCTGCTGATGAACATTTTCTCGACGTCGGCGAACATCTCGGGCGACGTTTGCACCACGCTTTTCGGTTCCACATCGATTCTCACTTTGAAGGCGGAAGAAGTCTACCTGTGCATCGTACTTTCTTGCATAGTCATCTTCTGCTTTATACTGTTCTACAACAAGATATTCACCATCACCTTCGACGAGAATTTCGCACGCGCCACGGGCGTCAACACCACGATTTTCAACCTGTTAATCGCGGTCATCGTTGCCGTCATCATCGTGCTCGCCATGAACCTTGTGGGCGCCCTCCTGGTGTCGGCCCTCGTGGTTTTCCCGGCGCTTTCGGCCATGCGTACATTCAAGAGTTTCTTCTCGGTGACAATCGCGGCAGCGACCATCTCGGTAATCTGCTCGCTCATCGGCATCGTGATTGCCATTCTCGCAGGGACCCCCGTGGGTTCCACCATCGTGGCGGCGGATATCGTAGCATTCGGCCTGTTCTATTTGATAGGCATTGCACGAAACGGCGGTAACTAG
- a CDS encoding succinate dehydrogenase/fumarate reductase iron-sulfur subunit produces TTCQLHMRKFKDGDTIVIEPWRAAAFPVIRDCAVDRTAFDRIIAAGGFVSVNTGAAPEASTIPVPKADADRAFDAAACIGCGACVAACKNASAMLFVSAKVSHLSFLPQGKVEAKKRVLAMVAQMDKEGFGNCTNLYECQAACPKGITVDYIAKMNREYLGATVTYAEKVYGKD; encoded by the coding sequence ACCACTTGCCAGCTGCACATGCGCAAGTTCAAGGATGGCGACACCATCGTGATCGAACCGTGGCGCGCCGCCGCATTCCCGGTTATCCGTGACTGCGCCGTCGACCGTACCGCTTTCGACCGCATCATCGCCGCTGGCGGCTTTGTTTCCGTCAACACCGGTGCTGCTCCCGAAGCTTCCACGATTCCCGTGCCCAAGGCTGATGCCGACCGCGCCTTCGACGCTGCCGCCTGTATCGGTTGTGGTGCCTGCGTGGCCGCCTGTAAGAACGCTTCTGCAATGCTCTTCGTCTCTGCTAAGGTTTCTCACCTCAGCTTCTTGCCGCAGGGCAAGGTCGAAGCCAAGAAGCGCGTGCTCGCCATGGTCGCCCAGATGGACAAGGAAGGATTCGGCAACTGCACGAACCTTTACGAATGCCAGGCTGCATGCCCGAAGGGTATCACCGTGGATTACATCGCCAAGATGAACCGCGAATACCTCGGCGCTACTGTTACCTACGCCGAAAAGGTTTACGGAAAGGATTAA
- a CDS encoding metal ABC transporter substrate-binding protein, with protein MLSACGTESGKKDSSQKKISIVATIYPQYDWIKNILGERINDVDLKLLIKNGTDLHSYKPSAQDIATIAKADLVVYVGGESDEWIEKALAATPKDGRIALNLMKALGDHVKKEEIVEGMQAEEHHHEHGEEAEEHEHEHHEHAEKHEDEHHEHAEGHHHHDEEEEMENDEHIWLSLVAAKYLVGVDIVKALVKIDTANAETYRTNATDYTVKLNEIDDEYADAVGEATHQTILFGDRFPFRYLVDDYGIKYYAAFVGCSAESEASFETVAFLAGKMDSLQLPAILTIEGSDTKIARTVLEASKNSKGAEILTLNSMQSVTDDQIKAGVSYLSIMRSNLEILKKALK; from the coding sequence ATGCTGTCCGCTTGCGGGACGGAATCCGGAAAGAAGGATTCTTCCCAGAAAAAGATTTCCATCGTCGCGACCATCTACCCGCAATACGACTGGATCAAGAACATTTTGGGCGAGCGCATAAACGACGTGGATCTGAAACTGCTCATCAAGAACGGCACCGATTTGCACAGCTACAAGCCGTCTGCCCAGGACATCGCGACCATCGCCAAGGCCGACCTCGTTGTTTACGTGGGCGGAGAATCCGACGAATGGATCGAGAAAGCGCTTGCGGCAACCCCGAAAGATGGGCGTATTGCGTTGAACCTGATGAAGGCTCTCGGCGACCACGTCAAGAAAGAAGAAATCGTGGAAGGCATGCAGGCTGAGGAGCACCACCACGAACATGGCGAAGAGGCCGAAGAGCATGAACACGAACATCATGAACATGCCGAAAAGCACGAAGACGAGCACCATGAGCACGCCGAAGGACACCATCATCACGATGAAGAGGAAGAGATGGAAAACGACGAGCACATCTGGCTTTCGCTGGTAGCGGCCAAATACCTGGTTGGCGTGGACATCGTCAAAGCCCTGGTCAAAATCGACACCGCAAATGCCGAAACATACAGAACGAACGCAACCGACTATACCGTCAAGCTGAACGAAATTGACGACGAATATGCCGATGCCGTTGGCGAGGCGACCCACCAAACTATCCTGTTCGGCGACCGTTTCCCGTTTCGCTATCTGGTGGATGATTACGGTATTAAGTATTATGCCGCGTTTGTTGGGTGTTCCGCCGAGAGCGAGGCGAGCTTTGAGACGGTTGCGTTCCTTGCGGGGAAGATGGATTCTCTACAACTGCCCGCCATTCTCACCATTGAAGGAAGCGACACGAAAATCGCCCGCACCGTCCTCGAAGCGAGCAAGAACTCCAAAGGAGCCGAAATCCTGACGCTCAATTCGATGCAGTCGGTGACGGACGACCAGATAAAAGCCGGCGTCAGTTACCTGTCCATTATGCGGTCAAATCTTGAAATTCTGAAAAAGGCATTAAAATAA
- a CDS encoding metal ABC transporter ATP-binding protein, whose protein sequence is MNELIPLIKCRQLTLGYGSKDLIRDMDYEVNVEDYLCIIGRNGSGKTTFLRGIAGLLSPKSGSIEFCDGLKRSEIGYLPQMTVVQKDFPASVEEIVLSAFQGKHRLLPFYGRAQRDRAMECMALTRTESLRKSCFRELSGGQKQRVLLARALCAAERLLLLDEPVTGLDPESSETMYRVIKDLHKKGMTIVMVTHDVDSALGDATRVMNFDQISVKGK, encoded by the coding sequence ATGAACGAACTAATCCCTCTGATCAAATGCCGCCAGCTGACCCTCGGCTACGGAAGCAAGGACCTAATCCGCGATATGGACTACGAAGTGAACGTGGAGGATTACCTCTGCATCATCGGCCGCAACGGATCCGGCAAGACGACGTTCCTCCGCGGAATCGCCGGCCTGCTTTCGCCCAAATCGGGCAGCATCGAGTTCTGCGATGGCCTGAAGCGCAGTGAAATCGGTTACCTGCCACAGATGACGGTAGTTCAGAAGGATTTTCCGGCATCTGTCGAAGAGATCGTGCTGTCGGCATTCCAAGGCAAGCACCGCCTGCTCCCGTTTTATGGACGGGCCCAGCGGGACCGCGCCATGGAATGCATGGCGCTGACCCGCACCGAAAGTTTGCGCAAGTCGTGCTTCCGCGAACTTTCGGGGGGGCAAAAGCAGCGCGTGCTTTTGGCCCGGGCCCTCTGTGCCGCAGAGCGTCTGCTCCTCCTCGATGAACCCGTCACCGGCCTCGATCCCGAATCTTCGGAAACGATGTACCGCGTCATCAAGGACCTGCACAAGAAGGGAATGACCATCGTGATGGTGACCCACGACGTGGATTCCGCCCTGGGCGACGCCACTCGCGTCATGAACTTCGACCAGATTTCCGTGAAGGGGAAATAA
- a CDS encoding Fur family transcriptional regulator → MNCKFVPGGTVRFIRRGEMEYKTQTRQVIMDYMVENPDRIFKASDIAKNLPSVSLSTIYRNLSRLEKAGLVQIVGAEENKELQYRYTGPGRCQAKMHMVCKICGKFFHLDGPALKMLLLSVQRIKGFELDQQQSVLLGRCAECSIATKKPQPRRRMRHG, encoded by the coding sequence ATGAATTGCAAATTCGTTCCGGGAGGGACAGTCCGGTTCATTCGCAGAGGCGAAATGGAATACAAGACTCAGACTAGGCAAGTCATCATGGACTACATGGTCGAAAATCCTGACCGGATTTTCAAGGCGTCCGATATCGCCAAGAACCTTCCCTCCGTCTCGCTGAGCACCATCTACCGCAACCTCTCCCGCCTCGAAAAAGCGGGCCTCGTGCAAATCGTCGGCGCGGAGGAGAACAAGGAACTCCAGTACCGCTACACGGGACCGGGCAGGTGCCAGGCGAAAATGCACATGGTCTGCAAAATTTGCGGCAAGTTTTTCCATCTCGACGGTCCGGCACTCAAGATGCTGCTCCTCTCCGTCCAGCGCATCAAGGGATTCGAACTGGACCAGCAGCAATCGGTTCTGCTCGGCCGCTGCGCCGAATGTTCCATCGCCACAAAGAAGCCCCAACCGCGGAGGCGCATGCGCCATGGTTAA
- a CDS encoding iron ABC transporter permease yields MRRTVLCFGIVLLGVLVFFAWTLVSGPVDVSLRDLALAVFSPDEAEPFHTKILWELRFPRAVAAVLAGVALSVSGLCLQTVFRNPLCGPYVLGISSGASLGVAVALLAGFGFGALGVLGAAAAGAVLVTQIILILASRFRNSSVLLVAGLLVGYFVNALVNVLVSGADAESLQVYVSWGLGSFGRLTLGAVPGFAVSVLVGLALVVCSMRYLNAIHMGDDFARGLGVRVGPSRICVLLGSSLLAGAATAYCGPVAFIGIAVPHLAFMLFRTTNHRVLLPAASLCGALLALAAGLFPVSIPLNAVLSIIGVPVILYVLLHGNRGGRAL; encoded by the coding sequence ATGAGACGCACCGTGCTTTGCTTCGGAATTGTCCTCCTGGGCGTTCTGGTGTTTTTTGCGTGGACTTTGGTGTCCGGTCCGGTGGATGTCTCGCTGCGCGATCTGGCACTGGCAGTATTCTCGCCGGATGAGGCGGAACCTTTCCACACCAAGATTTTATGGGAGCTGCGCTTCCCGCGTGCCGTGGCCGCGGTGCTTGCGGGCGTCGCGCTTTCGGTCTCGGGCCTCTGCCTGCAGACCGTTTTCCGTAACCCGCTCTGCGGGCCTTATGTTTTGGGCATCAGCAGCGGGGCCAGTCTAGGGGTGGCGGTCGCGCTTCTTGCGGGCTTCGGTTTCGGCGCCCTCGGCGTCTTGGGTGCCGCTGCCGCAGGTGCCGTGCTTGTTACGCAAATCATACTCATCCTCGCCTCGAGGTTCAGGAACAGTTCCGTGCTCCTTGTGGCGGGACTCCTCGTCGGTTATTTCGTGAACGCGCTCGTGAACGTTCTCGTGTCGGGCGCCGATGCGGAAAGCTTGCAGGTCTATGTGTCGTGGGGACTCGGGAGTTTCGGGCGCCTCACGCTCGGCGCCGTTCCCGGATTCGCGGTCTCGGTTTTGGTCGGGCTTGCACTGGTGGTTTGCTCTATGCGTTACCTGAACGCGATCCACATGGGCGACGACTTCGCCCGCGGGCTCGGCGTCCGCGTCGGGCCTTCCCGCATCTGCGTGCTGCTCGGTTCGAGCTTGCTTGCCGGAGCGGCGACCGCGTACTGTGGCCCGGTGGCATTCATCGGCATCGCCGTTCCGCATTTGGCCTTCATGCTTTTCCGGACGACGAACCACCGCGTGCTCTTGCCTGCGGCTTCGCTGTGCGGCGCCCTGCTTGCGCTTGCCGCGGGACTGTTCCCCGTGTCCATTCCTCTCAACGCGGTCCTGAGCATCATCGGCGTTCCTGTTATTTTGTATGTACTCTTGCACGGAAACCGTGGCGGGAGGGCTCTATGA
- a CDS encoding ABC transporter ATP-binding protein, which translates to MILEASGLQFGYAGIENAFAAAFDFGLEAGEVVALMGENGCGKSTLLKVFAGLLPPLAGKVEICGKDVYDRAAGWNLLDLSKKVSLVRMGVQPPDRMTVREFVSLGRTPYSGILDGRSLEDERVIDEAMALLDVTRFAKRPVAELSDGERTRVYLAEAVAQQVDVMLLDEPNAFLDIPRSHALFRTLRELAASRKMGVVVSTHSIEYAEKYADRIMVVNGGRVRVSPAGNALADGLLDWACAD; encoded by the coding sequence ATGATTCTTGAAGCGTCCGGTTTGCAGTTCGGCTATGCGGGCATCGAAAATGCATTTGCTGCCGCGTTTGATTTCGGCCTGGAGGCGGGCGAGGTCGTTGCGCTTATGGGCGAGAACGGTTGCGGCAAGAGCACCCTGTTGAAGGTCTTTGCCGGACTGTTGCCGCCGCTTGCGGGAAAGGTCGAAATTTGCGGAAAGGATGTTTATGACCGTGCGGCGGGATGGAACCTGCTCGATTTGTCGAAGAAGGTGTCGCTCGTGCGCATGGGCGTGCAGCCTCCCGACCGCATGACGGTGCGGGAATTCGTGAGCCTCGGCCGCACGCCGTATTCGGGAATTCTCGATGGCCGGAGTTTGGAGGACGAACGCGTTATCGACGAGGCCATGGCGCTCTTGGACGTGACGCGATTTGCGAAGCGTCCGGTCGCGGAACTGAGCGACGGTGAACGGACCCGCGTGTACCTTGCCGAGGCCGTGGCCCAGCAGGTGGACGTGATGCTCCTCGACGAACCGAATGCGTTCTTGGATATCCCGCGAAGCCATGCGCTGTTCCGTACCTTGAGGGAACTAGCCGCGTCCCGCAAGATGGGCGTCGTGGTGTCGACGCATTCCATAGAGTATGCCGAAAAATATGCCGACCGCATTATGGTCGTGAATGGCGGGCGCGTACGCGTGTCGCCTGCCGGCAATGCACTTGCCGATGGCCTGCTGGACTGGGCCTGCGCCGACTAG
- the tsaE gene encoding tRNA (adenosine(37)-N6)-threonylcarbamoyltransferase complex ATPase subunit type 1 TsaE produces MRFNSEEETYNWAVEFGKSLKAGDMVALYGNLGAGKTVMSRGICKGLGFDGAVCSPTYTILHEYPNDPTIFHFDLYRLEPGTELYEVGFDHDYLAKGISLIEWPERLEGETGDITHKISIEIVSENEREVTLEKFDRLQG; encoded by the coding sequence ATGAGGTTCAACAGCGAAGAAGAGACATACAACTGGGCCGTTGAATTCGGCAAGTCGCTCAAGGCGGGCGACATGGTTGCGCTATACGGCAACCTCGGAGCCGGCAAGACGGTGATGAGCCGCGGCATCTGCAAGGGGCTCGGCTTCGACGGCGCCGTCTGCTCCCCCACCTACACCATTCTGCACGAATACCCGAACGACCCGACCATTTTCCACTTCGACCTGTACCGCCTCGAACCCGGAACGGAACTTTACGAAGTCGGGTTCGACCACGACTACCTCGCGAAGGGAATCAGCCTAATAGAATGGCCCGAACGCCTCGAGGGCGAAACGGGCGACATAACGCACAAGATTAGCATCGAAATCGTATCGGAGAACGAGCGCGAAGTGACGCTTGAAAAGTTCGACAGGCTTCAGGGCTAG
- the nspC gene encoding carboxynorspermidine decarboxylase: MLDYTQIPSPCFVLDEKRLVKNMEILDEIQKKTGVHIICALKGYSFWRSFPLIGKYLRGATASSLNEARLAREEMDKEVHVFAPVYSDDEIDEILSLADHISFNSFSQWVRFKDKTLKAGVSAGIRVNPEFSTVETDLYNPCGKFSRLGVTEKEFKPELLDGIEGLHFHALCEQDADALEGVLTAFEKHFGKYIDQMKWVNFGGGHHITRKDYHRDELVRILKGFMQRHPGVQVIMEPGEAVGWQTGELVATVEDIVHNEVDIAVLNVSVSAHMPDCLEMPYRPMVTGSGMPGEKKFTYKLTGCSCLAGDQLGDFSFDEPLKVGDRVIFEDMIHYTMVKTTFFNGVRHPSIGKFDLDGKFHLLHKFTYEQFKDKL; encoded by the coding sequence ATGCTCGATTACACCCAAATCCCCAGTCCATGCTTCGTCCTGGACGAAAAAAGACTCGTCAAAAACATGGAAATTCTGGACGAAATCCAGAAAAAGACCGGAGTTCACATAATTTGCGCCCTCAAGGGGTACAGTTTCTGGAGGTCGTTCCCCCTCATCGGGAAGTACCTCCGTGGGGCGACCGCATCGAGCCTGAACGAGGCCAGACTTGCACGCGAGGAGATGGATAAAGAAGTCCACGTTTTCGCGCCCGTCTATTCCGACGACGAAATCGACGAAATCCTTTCGCTGGCCGACCATATCAGTTTCAACAGCTTCAGCCAGTGGGTGCGCTTCAAGGACAAGACACTCAAGGCGGGGGTCAGCGCCGGCATCCGCGTAAACCCCGAGTTCTCGACGGTCGAGACCGACCTGTACAACCCGTGCGGCAAGTTCTCGAGGCTCGGAGTCACCGAAAAAGAATTCAAACCGGAACTCTTGGACGGGATTGAGGGACTGCACTTCCATGCCCTGTGCGAGCAGGACGCCGACGCGCTGGAAGGCGTGCTTACGGCCTTCGAGAAGCATTTCGGCAAGTACATCGACCAGATGAAGTGGGTGAACTTCGGCGGCGGGCACCACATTACGCGCAAGGATTACCACAGGGACGAGCTCGTGCGCATCCTGAAAGGGTTCATGCAGAGGCACCCTGGGGTGCAAGTCATCATGGAACCGGGAGAGGCCGTCGGGTGGCAGACGGGCGAACTTGTGGCCACGGTCGAAGACATCGTGCACAACGAAGTGGACATCGCGGTCCTGAACGTCTCGGTCAGCGCGCACATGCCCGACTGCCTCGAAATGCCCTACAGGCCCATGGTTACGGGGTCCGGCATGCCCGGCGAAAAGAAGTTTACATACAAATTAACAGGATGTTCCTGCCTGGCCGGGGACCAGCTCGGGGACTTCTCGTTCGACGAACCGCTTAAGGTCGGCGACCGCGTCATCTTCGAAGACATGATCCACTATACCATGGTGAAGACGACTTTCTTCAACGGGGTGCGCCACCCGAGCATCGGCAAGTTCGACCTGGACGGCAAATTCCACCTGCTGCACAAGTTCACCTACGAGCAGTTCAAGGACAAACTTTAA
- a CDS encoding manganese efflux pump MntP family protein: MGIIEIIIVAIVEAMDCFAVAIATGLSKSGIRYSRAMLQAVSFGVFQGGMTLIGYFLGSFAERWFSSVATPIACTILCVLGLRMIWGAVRGDAGEKEGEEIAAKNLTITNILLLSVATSIDAFAVGISFAFINANMVLATSAIAFASFAMGVIGYEIGRHTAKRFKTKIPEIFAGVILIGIGVKMLF, translated from the coding sequence ATGGGCATCATAGAAATAATAATAGTCGCAATCGTCGAAGCCATGGACTGCTTCGCGGTCGCCATCGCCACGGGGCTCTCCAAGTCGGGCATCCGTTATAGCCGGGCAATGCTCCAGGCAGTCAGTTTCGGCGTTTTCCAGGGCGGCATGACGCTCATCGGGTACTTTCTCGGGAGTTTCGCCGAACGCTGGTTCAGTTCTGTAGCCACGCCCATCGCCTGCACCATCCTCTGCGTCCTCGGGCTCCGCATGATATGGGGCGCCGTACGCGGGGACGCCGGAGAAAAGGAAGGTGAAGAAATTGCGGCCAAGAACCTCACCATAACAAACATCCTGCTCCTCTCGGTCGCGACAAGCATCGACGCCTTCGCCGTAGGAATCTCCTTCGCCTTCATAAACGCGAACATGGTGCTCGCCACCTCCGCAATCGCATTTGCAAGTTTCGCCATGGGCGTTATCGGGTACGAAATCGGCCGGCATACCGCCAAGCGCTTCAAGACGAAAATTCCCGAAATTTTCGCGGGCGTAATCCTCATCGGCATCGGCGTAAAAATGCTGTTTTAG